A window of Gudongella oleilytica genomic DNA:
ATACTTTCTATTCATTTAATTCACCGTCCTTCTTAAGCAATGGAAAACCCATTTCTTCTCTTTGCTGAATGTAGAGATTTGCAATACTCCTTGCAAGATTTCTAACCCTGCCAATGTAGGATGTCCTCTCTGATACAGATATTGCGCCCCTTGCATCAAGAACATTGAAGGTATGGGAGCATTTTAGTACATAGTCATATGCTGGCAGCACCAGACCTTCTTCTATAATCTTTCTGGCTTCATTCTCATAAGTATTGAACAAACCCTTCAAAACTTCAATATCACCCTTCTCGAAGCTATATACGGAATGCTCGTATTCCGCCTTTTTAAAAATGTCTCCATAGGTAAAATCCTTGTTCCATCTTATGTCGAATACATTGTCAACGTCCTGCAGATACATGGCTATTCTTTCAAGTCCGTAGGTTATCTCTCCTGATTCCAAATCACAATTGATCCCCCCGACTTGCTGGAAATAGGTGAATTGGGTTATTTCCATCCCATCAAGCCATACTTCCCAACCAAGTCCCCATGCGCCAAGAGTAGGAGCTTCCCAATTATCTTCGACAAATCTTATGTCATGTTTAAGGGGGTCGATACCTATAGCTCTCAGGCTGTCCAGGTAAAGATCCTGGATATCATCAGGGGATGGTTTGAGGATAACCTGGAGTTGGTGGTGCTGATAGACTCTGTTTGGATTTTCCCCGTATCTGGCATCAGCAGGTCTTCTTGACGGCTCAACATATACCACCTTCCAAGGTTCCGGACCAAGTGCCCTAAGGAATGTGTGAGGGCTCATTGTCCCTGCTCCTTTTTCCACATCGTATGGCTCTGCTATTATACAACCTTTTTCTCCCCAGTAATTAAGCAATTTCAGCATTAAATCCTGAAAATACATCTTAGCCCTCCTCAATATTTTTGAATACAAAAAAACCTTGTCATCCCTATAGGGACGAAAGGTATCTTCCGCGGTTCCACCCTACTTAATACCGAAAGGTATTCTCTCAGTAAGCTTGCTCGGCAGTGCCTTTTGCTTGCATCTAAGGTACCCGGTTCCCACCTCTTCCGGATTCTCTTTGTCCTTACTCTGCAGCTACTCTCTGCGTCAATGCAATTGTTCAGTTTATAAACATTAATCTAACAAATTATGGCGTTTGTGTCAAGACGGTGCTTTTCTATAGCTTTTGTCCCCTTTGCAGCATTGTTTGGGATTTTAACTCCTTTAAATCGAGATTGTATATAATGAACTGATATAGGATACTGTGTATCCTCAATAAAGCCTCAGTGCTTAGGTTCAGCTCATCCAGCTGATCAAACCTTGACAGTAGTATGTTGCCCATTGCCTCAAATAAAGCCTGATCTATAAGCACACCTGAGCCTTTTCTGCAGCTGTCGCAATATACGCCTCCTTCTATTATACTGAAATCCCAAATTTCAGATGCAGTTCTCCCACATTTAAGACATTTAGACAACTGCGGCCTGTACCCGAGGATCGAGATCATTTTAAGTTCAAAAGCTACTGTCTGTAATATTGGCTTCATGGAACTGGACATATCGAACAAAGCTTTGTCCAGCATATTGAATATCTTCGAGGATGATTCCCCTTCAGGCACTGATCTTTCAACCAGTTCAAGGATGTAAAATCCGTATGTCAGCCTGTCTATGTCCTGGCGGATAGTAAAGTTTGAGCTTTCAAGCTCTGCAGATTCGATGTAGTAGAAGTTTTTCCCTTTTTTTAGCTCAAAATGACTTTTACTGAAAACCTCTGTTGCCGCCAAAATTTGGGATTTGGGCTTAAGGGCACCTTGAGCCATAATGCTGATCCTGCCAAGATCCTCAGTGAATAATGTTACAATTTTACTGCTCTCCTTATATTTGATCCAGGATAGCACTATACCAAAGGTTTTTGCCATATTTTCATCCCTTACATGCGCCTACTTGTACCCAAAATATTTTACCTTGTTTGCTCTCTCTCGCCAGTTTTTCTCTACTTTTACCCATATCTGCAGGTTAACTTTTGTATCCATTAGCCGCTCTATGTCTTCTCTGGCCTGTTGCCCAATCATTTTCAGCATTTTTCCCTGTTTGCCGATAACCATGCCCTTATGGGACTCCTTTTCACAATAAAGGTTTGCAAATACATCGAGAATGTCCTTATCCTCTCTCTCGACTATCTTGTCAATTTCCACATAAATTCCATGGGGTATCTCGTCCTCAAGATTTATCAACGCTTTTTCCCTGATTATTTCAGATATTATAAAGCGTTCTGGCTGATCTGTTATCATATCATCGGGAAAATACTGCGGCCCCTCCGGAAGCATATTTTTAAGGACTTGGATGTACCTGTCAAGATTATCATTATTTAGGGCAGAAACTGGTATTATTCCCTTGAAAAGACCCATGGAATCATATTTGTCAACAAGCTTTGCAATATCTTCCTTCGCAAGTTTATCGATCTTGTTGATCAATAAAACAATCGGTGTGGAAATAGCTCTTAATTCCCCCAGAATATAGCTGTCCAGCTTACCTGTCTCAAGACTATCGTCAACCATGAAGGTCACAATATCTACCTCTTCAAGTGTAGTTCTGGATATTTTGAGCATATAGTCACCAAGGATATTTTTTGGCATCTGAATGCCTGGAGTGTCCAGAAACACTATCTGAAAATCATCTCCGGTATAAACCATTTGTATTTTATTTCTCGTTGTTTGAGGTTTGTCTGAGATAATTGAAATCTTCTCTCCAATTACCTGATTGAGCAATGTCGATTTGCCAACATTGGGTCTTCCAATGACTGTTACAAAACCTGATTTATACATTATTTTCCTCCTCTGAATCAGGAAGAAGCTCCTCCGGGCCAAAGCTATGTGGAAGAAGCTCATCCAGACCGTACTCCAGAAAATCATCCTCTGTGTTTGCTATAAGGATCCTTGCATCCTTTCCGAACTCCCGTATTACTTGTCTGCACACTCCACAGGGATAGGTGTGGTGGGAATCTCCAACAACTGCAACCTTCCTGATCTTTTTATGGCCTTCAGAAACTGCCTTGAAAATTGCTGTCCTCTCTGCGCATATGGTTGGCGAATATGAAACTATTTCTATATTGCAGCCAGTAAATACGGTTCCATCCTCCATCTCTACCGCAGCACCTACGTGAAAGCCTGAGTAGGGAACATACGCCATTTTCTTAGCTTCCAAGGCTTTTCTTATAAGCTTTTTATTGTCCAAATCTCTCACCTCATTCAATTATTACAGAAGAATTTCCACCAATGATCTGGATCCAAGTGATTCCCGGCTTCAACTGTATCTCGTTCCCTGAGCTGTCGAAATAGAAGGTTTTGCCGGATCTGCTTTTCTTACTCCAGGTGATTTCCTGCGACAGACCTCTTGATATGTATAACCCGCTTCCTTCTCCTTCAACCGCTATCCCTAATCTGCCCTCATTATCCAGCACCTTAATATTTGTTTTCTGAATGATTATATTGTCCGCTTTAAGCTGGCTTCCGTCCGATTCGTCCACATGTGGCTTCCCATCCTTGAATCTGAGGTAGGCCTCTGATTCATTGTTATACTCAAATCTGGTATTGTTGCTTTTGTTATAGATGATTTCTACATTATTGGCAGGTGAACCAGTCATTGGGACATCCTCACCCACGAAAATGAAGCCCTCGATTTCACTTTTATCTCTAAAGCCTTTATCCTTTTGTACCTTTCTTAATTCATCCATGCTTGTATAAAGATTGTTTGGGGCTTTTTTGCTGCTTTCTCTCCAGAAAACCCTGGGTGAACTGGTTAGTCCGTCAATCTCAGCTACTTTAAGATTTCTTGCATCTGATTTTGCAGCTTCACTGCCTCCTACATGAACAAATATCGCATCAAACTCATAGGCTTTTGTCACCAAATAAGGTCTGGCGCTTCTCACAGGTCCGATCTGGCCCTCTGGATGATTTAATAAAAATAATCCCATATACCTTGTGAAGGTTCCTTCAACGGGATACTCATACACTATCTCAGCATATTTCAAGCCCGCCTGCCATCTTGCTGCTGGATGATTGTCAAATACTATTGCCATGATCCTGCCATTGACCACTTCCTCGGGACCATAAATTCCGCTTAAAGGAGATTGTATCCCCTCCGGGACTACTATTTCCGGCTCAGGCTCAGGCTCAGGTATCTCAACTGGTATCTCAGCAACAGGTTCTGGTTCCTGTGTTGGCTCAGGTGCTTTGGCACACCCTATCAGTGATGTGGTTATCAATATCAGGATAAAAGCGAAATAGCTGGTTTTCTTCAAATTTTAATGTCCTCCTAACCGATGATTTGAAATATTAAAATTCCTATTAAAGTACCCAGAAGTCCTCCTGTTATTACTTCAAAGGTACTGTGTATCTTCCCTTCAACTCTGCTTTCAGCTACTAAAAGAGCCAACCCGAATGCCATAGTGATGATCAGCAGATTATCGCTGAGTGTGGATATGATCGTGGCTAAGCAAAACGATATAGCGGAATGCCCGCTGACAACTCCCCCCTGGAAGTGAGTGCCTTTTCCGGTATGGAATTTGGTTTTCAAGCCTATCGTGGCGAGAACGACCAGGATCACAGCCACAAATGTAAGGTGGATAGGGGAATTTTGTATCTTTGTTATTACCTGCTCTTTGAATGGATTGAGTCTGTCAAAGAATATTAGATATCCTACCACCACAGCATTCAGGGATGCTATCAATACTGCTCCAGCAGATACGTCCTTTATAACTCTGGCTAGAGGATGGTAGTCCCTTGTTATCATATCCACCGTCTTTTCCAGAGCTGTGTTTATCATTTCAAGAACAACAACAAGGACTACTGTCAGGAGTAAGATCATAAACTCAACTCTGGTCAAATTGAAAAAAGTACTTAGCAATATGACAGTAATAGCAGCTATGTAGTGGACCCGGAGACTTTTCTCCATTTTCATGGCTGCCATTATACCGGAAACTGCGTAGTTGAAGCTGTCAATGAATTCCTTCACCTTCATGGCTCAACCTCCTGATCCTTGAAAATCCCCAGCTCTTTCATGGCTCTTTTCTCTTTTAACCTCATTTCTTTTCTCTCTTCAGCCTCCAGGTGGTCATATCCCATCAGGTGGAACATGCTGTGTACGGCAAGATAGGATATTTCCCGTTGCAGACTGTGTCCGAGGTCTTTGGCCTGCTGAAGGACCTTTTCTGTTGAGATAACAATATCTCCCAGCATCTTTTCCCCAATCCTGAACTCATCCTCAAATGGAAAGCTAAGAACGTCAGTTGGTTCATCTTTTCCTCTATACTCCCTGTTTAGTTCCCGGATCTCATCATTGGTGACAAAAGATACACTTATCTCCCAGTCGAGGCCATAGCCCTCTATATCCAAACAGACCACTGCTATTTTTTTTAGTAATTCTTCTGTCTTGTCGTCAATATCTATCTGATTCTGTCTGTTATCAATATACAGTTCCATATTTATCCCCCTTGGGTCATTGAACTATTTTAGGTTTCTTAACCGTTATTCTCAACTGACTCATAGGCCTCATAGGCGTTTATTATTCGCTGGACCAAAGGATGTCTTACTATGTCAGCGCTGGTCAAATTTATAAATTCGATTCCCTTTACGTCCTTTAGTATTTTCATTACCGTCTTTAATCCTGACTGTCTGCCCTTACCAAGATCGATTTGTGTTATATCTCCTGTAACACAAACTTTTGAGCCAAATCCAAGCCTCGTCAAAAACATCTTCATCTGCTCGTTGGTTGTATTTTGAGCTTCATCAAGTATTACATAGGCTGAATCAAGTGTTCTTCCTCTCATATACGCAAGGGGTGCTACCTCGATAAGGCCTTTTTCAAATAACCTTAGATAGGAATCAGCTCCAAGTATATCAAAGAGAGCATCATAAATCGGACGCAAATAAGGATCAACTTTCTCCTGAAGATCCCCTGGAAGAAATCCAAGGTTTTCACCAGCCTCAACCGCCGGTCTGGTAAGTATGATCCTGCTTACCTCTCTATTTTTAAATGCCTGTACTGCAATGGCCATCGCCAGATAGGTTTTCCCGGTACCGGCAGGTCCTATACCAAATACGATGTCATGTTTTCTAAGTGCATCCACATATCTCTTCTGTCCAAAGGTCTTTGGTTTTATAGTTTTCCCAGAAGCTGCAATACAAATGACATCATTCAGCAGCTCTCTAATATCAAAGTCTCCACCAGCCTTTGCCATTTCCATTAGATACTTGAGATCCTGGGGATCAAGCCTTCTCTGTCTTTCTATTATATACACCAGATTTTTCAAAAGACCTTCTGCCAGATTTAATTCTTCTGAGTACCCAAATAAGTCAAGAGAATCATCCTTTAACCTTACCTCCACGTTGAGCCCTTCCTTAATAAAAGATAGATTCTCATCCAGATTCCCCAGCAATTCCTTCATTACCTGGTGATCTCTTATTAAAATAGATCTTTCTTCCTTGTTTTGAACCAAGTGGTTACCTCCCGGATTAATTTGCTTTGCTACCTAAATAATACCACATAACCATGTGATTTTCCACAGTTTGTGTCTATGGTAAACTTAAGAGGAGCCCTATTAAGAACTCCTCTTGTTGTAAATAATCTTCTATCTTGTCATTGATTTTGGTTTGTTCAAAATCTCATTGTAAATTATAGCCTTTAAAATATCCTTTTTTGGTTCTAACTTCATCTTTGAGTCAATATACTCAGTTTGAGGTCCTTCGTCTACTACAGCGGTCTGAAGTACAGGCTCATCCCTGACTGATTCCATCCTTTTTTGAGGTTCAGGAGCTTTTTGCTTCTGAGGTTCGCCAAACTGGGATGCAGTTGAAGCTGCAGGCCTGTTCTGTTGTGGTTGAGTCTTCTTGCCCGGCTGACCCCCAAATTCCTTTTCTATTTGTTTTCTATATTCATCAAGAGACTTTCTTAAATCCTGCCCTTGTTTCCCTGTGCTTTTTTCCCTGTCTGTGTCCTGATTAAAGCTTCGTTGCCGTTTTTTTTGAACTTTCTTCTTATTTTTTGCATTTCCAATAACAAGATTTAAAAGCACCAAGAATATTAGAATGCTAATAGGGCTATCCATTTAATCACTCCCTATATTTGCTTCTTCTCATCATCTGTCATCTTTGAGATAGAATTTCTCATATCAGTATCTGCAAGTATATTTTTCATATTATAGTAATCCATTACTCCCAGATTACCTTTTTTAAGGGCTTCTGCCAATGCTAAAGGAACCTGAGCCTCAGCCTCAACCAGCTTAGCTCTCATGGATTGTACCTCTGCGATCATTTCCTGTTCCTTAGCCACAGCCATTGCTCTTCTTTCCTCAGCCTTGGCCTGAGCAATCTTTTTATCGGCTTCTGCCTGCTCCATTTGCAGCTTAGCTCCGATATTTCTACCTACATCCACGTCAGCAATATCGATAGATAATATTTCAAAGGCCGTACCTGAATCTAAGCCTTTTCCGAGTACAGTTTTTGATATGCTGTCAGGATTCTCAAGAACCATTTTATGAGTTTCGGAGCTACCAACAGTAGTAACTATACCTTCTCCAACTCTGGCTATGATAGTCTCTTCCCCAGCTCCTCCAACTAATCTTTCAATATTAGCCCTAACTGTGACCCTCGCCCGAGCAACTACCTCTATTCCGTCTTTTGCCACAGCAGCTATTTGAGGAGTTTCAATTACCTTTGGATTTACGCTCACCTGTACTGCTTCAAGCACGTTTCTGCCAGCCAGATCGATTGCAGCTGCCCTTTCAAATACCAAAGGGATGTTAGCTCTTTGAGCTGCTATCAATGCATCAACCAGTGTATTTACATTACCGCCTGCAAGGTAATGAGCTTCAAGTTCATCAATATTGATGTCCAGACCAGCTTTTGTGGCCTTGATCATAGGGCTGACTATCCTGTTTGGCACTACTCTTCTTAGTCTCATACCTATCAAGGTTGAGATTTTTACCTTAACCCCTGAAAAGAATGCTGTGATCCACAAGCCAACAGGTACAAATGTGAAGAACAGCATAACCAGAATAATTATTACCAATGCAATTCCCAATGTTAAAATAAGTTCCATCCTATACCCTCCTTACAAATATTTTAGCCCCTTCTACCCTTATTACCTTGATCTGGGTACCCTTGGGGATAAAGCCTCCTTCAGACAATACATCATACTTTTCTCCTTCGATCGTCGCAAAGCCGGATGGGCGCAGCTCGGTTAATGATACACCTTCTTTGCCGATCATATTTGCTTCAGCTTCATTACTCAGGTAGCCTTTTTTACCCTCAAGACGGTTGTTCAGTATTATCTTGTTTAATAGCTTACTTTTGAATCCCATCTTAACCATAACTATCGCTACCAATGCCGTTATTATAATTGAAATGCTTAAGGATAGAACCGCTGTTGACAAGTCCTGCATGGCAAGAACTGTTCCCGCAATAACAAATATGAGTCCGCCTATCCCCGGAAGTCCAAATCCAGGTACTAATCCCTCGATAATAAGAAGGATGAGACCTACGACAAATAGGATAAGTGAAGTCCAGTTTGAGTTCCCCGCAAGGATATTACCCCCGAAATAAAGTGCAAAGCCCATTATTGAAATGGTGCCTCCCAATCCAAATCCCGGTGTCAGAATCTCAATTACTAATCCCACAAATCCCAAAGTAAGAAGTATTGTGCTGATATACGGGTTTGAGATATACTTGGCGAGCTTTACCTGGAGGCCTTCATCAACAACCTCAATGTCTGAGGAATTGTATCCGAAGTGATCGAGCATTTCCCGGTAATCCTTGGTCAGGATATCAGCTACCCCGTACTCAATAGCCTCCTGAGCTGTAAGATTAACCAGCTTATCTGCACTTACAAGTCCCGGGATCTCAATATCCTTATCAGCCATAGCCTCAATAACCAATGAATCTCTCCCACGATATTGAGCTGTGTCTCTTAATACTCCTCGCCACATAGACAAAACTTTTTCAGTGTTCGGTATAGTTTCTGCTGAACCAATCACTGCGTTCTCAGCCATAACAACATGTTCGCTTGCTATGGTAATAAGAACTCCCGCAGATGCAGCCTTGTTGTTTACATAGGAGATCGTAGGGATGTTTGTATCAATAATGACATCCTTTATCTTGATTGCCTCGTCAACCAGCCCACCATAGGTGTCGATCTCAAATATTATTGCTTCAGCTCCCTCTCTGTTCAAGTCGTCTACTACATCTCTAACGAAGTTGTGAGTCGCTCTGTTGATTTCACCCTTGATTGGTACTACATAGACCTTCCCGGGTGTTTCCTGGGCTGATACGTTCAGGCTCGCAGCGAGAATTGCCACAATTGCCAAAAACAACACAATCCCAACTTTTCTGATCCTCAATACGTTCACCTCCAATATGCACTACTTTCTTATGATACCCAAATCTTAGCTATAAATGATCGAGTAGGGGAAAATTAATTCCCCTCTCACACCACCGTACGTGCCGTTCGGCATACGGCGGTTCAATTCAAATAATAATCCAAACAACTAATGAGACCTCGCTTTGCGAGGATTTCTTTTGATATTTTACGTAAACCTGTGGTTTTAGCCACTGCCTGGTAATGGTTGTTAAACCCTACCGACTGTCTTACCATCCATTCCGGAGCACCGAGTTTTCTTAAGCCCCACATTCTCTTCTGACTGGTTTTCCACTGCTTCCATATCACGATACGGATTCTTGTACGCAAGTGTCCATCTATTCGTATCATATTAGTCTTCATTTTACCTATTCGAAAGTAGTTTATCCAGCCTCTGATTACCCAATTGAGTCTCTTTATTCTATCGTCCATGCTGATTGACCATGAGCGTTTTGTGAGCTGCTTGAGTTTTCTCTTGAATTTAACTATGGAGTCCCGATGAGGCCTTGCCTCCCATTTACCATCCATCTTCACAAAACCAAATCCTAA
This region includes:
- the glyQ gene encoding glycine--tRNA ligase subunit alpha, which codes for MYFQDLMLKLLNYWGEKGCIIAEPYDVEKGAGTMSPHTFLRALGPEPWKVVYVEPSRRPADARYGENPNRVYQHHQLQVILKPSPDDIQDLYLDSLRAIGIDPLKHDIRFVEDNWEAPTLGAWGLGWEVWLDGMEITQFTYFQQVGGINCDLESGEITYGLERIAMYLQDVDNVFDIRWNKDFTYGDIFKKAEYEHSVYSFEKGDIEVLKGLFNTYENEARKIIEEGLVLPAYDYVLKCSHTFNVLDARGAISVSERTSYIGRVRNLARSIANLYIQQREEMGFPLLKKDGELNE
- the recO gene encoding DNA repair protein RecO; protein product: MAKTFGIVLSWIKYKESSKIVTLFTEDLGRISIMAQGALKPKSQILAATEVFSKSHFELKKGKNFYYIESAELESSNFTIRQDIDRLTYGFYILELVERSVPEGESSSKIFNMLDKALFDMSSSMKPILQTVAFELKMISILGYRPQLSKCLKCGRTASEIWDFSIIEGGVYCDSCRKGSGVLIDQALFEAMGNILLSRFDQLDELNLSTEALLRIHSILYQFIIYNLDLKELKSQTMLQRGQKL
- the era gene encoding GTPase Era, with amino-acid sequence MYKSGFVTVIGRPNVGKSTLLNQVIGEKISIISDKPQTTRNKIQMVYTGDDFQIVFLDTPGIQMPKNILGDYMLKISRTTLEEVDIVTFMVDDSLETGKLDSYILGELRAISTPIVLLINKIDKLAKEDIAKLVDKYDSMGLFKGIIPVSALNNDNLDRYIQVLKNMLPEGPQYFPDDMITDQPERFIISEIIREKALINLEDEIPHGIYVEIDKIVEREDKDILDVFANLYCEKESHKGMVIGKQGKMLKMIGQQAREDIERLMDTKVNLQIWVKVEKNWRERANKVKYFGYK
- a CDS encoding cytidine deaminase, which translates into the protein MDNKKLIRKALEAKKMAYVPYSGFHVGAAVEMEDGTVFTGCNIEIVSYSPTICAERTAIFKAVSEGHKKIRKVAVVGDSHHTYPCGVCRQVIREFGKDARILIANTEDDFLEYGLDELLPHSFGPEELLPDSEEENNV
- a CDS encoding DUF3048 domain-containing protein, which codes for MKKTSYFAFILILITTSLIGCAKAPEPTQEPEPVAEIPVEIPEPEPEPEIVVPEGIQSPLSGIYGPEEVVNGRIMAIVFDNHPAARWQAGLKYAEIVYEYPVEGTFTRYMGLFLLNHPEGQIGPVRSARPYLVTKAYEFDAIFVHVGGSEAAKSDARNLKVAEIDGLTSSPRVFWRESSKKAPNNLYTSMDELRKVQKDKGFRDKSEIEGFIFVGEDVPMTGSPANNVEIIYNKSNNTRFEYNNESEAYLRFKDGKPHVDESDGSQLKADNIIIQKTNIKVLDNEGRLGIAVEGEGSGLYISRGLSQEITWSKKSRSGKTFYFDSSGNEIQLKPGITWIQIIGGNSSVIIE
- a CDS encoding diacylglycerol kinase; protein product: MKVKEFIDSFNYAVSGIMAAMKMEKSLRVHYIAAITVILLSTFFNLTRVEFMILLLTVVLVVVLEMINTALEKTVDMITRDYHPLARVIKDVSAGAVLIASLNAVVVGYLIFFDRLNPFKEQVITKIQNSPIHLTFVAVILVVLATIGLKTKFHTGKGTHFQGGVVSGHSAISFCLATIISTLSDNLLIITMAFGLALLVAESRVEGKIHSTFEVITGGLLGTLIGILIFQIIG
- the ybeY gene encoding rRNA maturation RNase YbeY → MELYIDNRQNQIDIDDKTEELLKKIAVVCLDIEGYGLDWEISVSFVTNDEIRELNREYRGKDEPTDVLSFPFEDEFRIGEKMLGDIVISTEKVLQQAKDLGHSLQREISYLAVHSMFHLMGYDHLEAEERKEMRLKEKRAMKELGIFKDQEVEP
- a CDS encoding PhoH family protein; amino-acid sequence: MKELLGNLDENLSFIKEGLNVEVRLKDDSLDLFGYSEELNLAEGLLKNLVYIIERQRRLDPQDLKYLMEMAKAGGDFDIRELLNDVICIAASGKTIKPKTFGQKRYVDALRKHDIVFGIGPAGTGKTYLAMAIAVQAFKNREVSRIILTRPAVEAGENLGFLPGDLQEKVDPYLRPIYDALFDILGADSYLRLFEKGLIEVAPLAYMRGRTLDSAYVILDEAQNTTNEQMKMFLTRLGFGSKVCVTGDITQIDLGKGRQSGLKTVMKILKDVKGIEFINLTSADIVRHPLVQRIINAYEAYESVENNG
- the floA gene encoding flotillin-like protein FloA (flotillin-like protein involved in membrane lipid rafts), which gives rise to MELILTLGIALVIIILVMLFFTFVPVGLWITAFFSGVKVKISTLIGMRLRRVVPNRIVSPMIKATKAGLDINIDELEAHYLAGGNVNTLVDALIAAQRANIPLVFERAAAIDLAGRNVLEAVQVSVNPKVIETPQIAAVAKDGIEVVARARVTVRANIERLVGGAGEETIIARVGEGIVTTVGSSETHKMVLENPDSISKTVLGKGLDSGTAFEILSIDIADVDVGRNIGAKLQMEQAEADKKIAQAKAEERRAMAVAKEQEMIAEVQSMRAKLVEAEAQVPLALAEALKKGNLGVMDYYNMKNILADTDMRNSISKMTDDEKKQI
- a CDS encoding NfeD family protein — translated: MRIRKVGIVLFLAIVAILAASLNVSAQETPGKVYVVPIKGEINRATHNFVRDVVDDLNREGAEAIIFEIDTYGGLVDEAIKIKDVIIDTNIPTISYVNNKAASAGVLITIASEHVVMAENAVIGSAETIPNTEKVLSMWRGVLRDTAQYRGRDSLVIEAMADKDIEIPGLVSADKLVNLTAQEAIEYGVADILTKDYREMLDHFGYNSSDIEVVDEGLQVKLAKYISNPYISTILLTLGFVGLVIEILTPGFGLGGTISIMGFALYFGGNILAGNSNWTSLILFVVGLILLIIEGLVPGFGLPGIGGLIFVIAGTVLAMQDLSTAVLSLSISIIITALVAIVMVKMGFKSKLLNKIILNNRLEGKKGYLSNEAEANMIGKEGVSLTELRPSGFATIEGEKYDVLSEGGFIPKGTQIKVIRVEGAKIFVRRV